A window of the Gossypium hirsutum isolate 1008001.06 chromosome A05, Gossypium_hirsutum_v2.1, whole genome shotgun sequence genome harbors these coding sequences:
- the LOC107949406 gene encoding transmembrane emp24 domain-containing protein p24delta9: MCGLNLGLIVIMIGLVVETETGESMRFELDSGKTKCIAEDIKANAMTVGKYSIVNPSEGQPFPDSHKLVVRVSSPKGNNYHLGDQVDSGTFAFTAAESGDYTTCFWANKHKPPVKMTIEFDWKSGVAAKDWSKVATKGQVETMEIELKKLYDTVSAIHEEMFYLRERDEEMQELNKETNSKMATLSFFSLLLCLSVAGLQIWHLKSFFERKKLL; encoded by the exons ATGTGTGGATTAAATCTGGGTTTAATTGTGATAATGATAGGATTAGTGGTGGAAACAGAGACAGGGGAATCGATGAGATTTGAGCTGGATTCTGGGAAAACCAAATGCATTGCAGAAGACATAAAGGCAAATGCAATGACGGTTGGGAAATACAGCATTGTGAATCCAAGTGAAGGTCAACCTTTTCCTGATTCTCATAAACTGGTAGTCAGG gtGAGTTCACCTAAGGGGAACAATTATCACCTAGGAGATCAAGTGGATTcaggtacatttgcatttacagCAGCAGAGAGTGGGGATTACACCACTTGTTTTTGGGCAAATAAGCACAAGCCTCCTGTCAAGATGACCATTGAGTTCGATTGGAAAAGTGGTGTTGCTGCTAAGGATTGGTCCAAGGTTGCTACGAAAGGCCAGGTTGAG ACAATGGAAATTGAGTTGAAGAAACTGTATGACACAGTATCAGCCATTCATGAAGAGATGTTCTATCTTCGTGAGAG GGACGAAGAAATGCAGGAGCTAAACaaagaaacaaattcaaaaatggcTACTCTTAGTTTCTTTTCGCTGCTTCTTTGCTTGTCTGTGGCTGGCTTGCAGATATGGCATCTAAAGTCATTTTTTGAGAGGAAGAAGCTCCTCTAG
- the LOC107943799 gene encoding ARF guanine-nucleotide exchange factor GNL1 isoform X2 yields the protein MNGSTQLKSGNVGIDESENKEDAQNGEILMMAPFGIPCMVEIFQFLCSLLKVTENIGIGPKSNMIAHDEDVPLFALGLINSAIELGVSLFSKHPKLLAVIQDELFYNLMQFGLSMSPLILSTVCSIVLNLYYHLRTELKVQLEAFISCVLLKLVQSKHGFSYQQQEVAMEALVDLCSQHMFVAEMYANFDCDITCSNVFEDIAYMLSKSAFPVNEPLSAMHILALNGLVSIIKGMAKRTCNELSISEEDSTNYEGYEAFWTLKCLNYNDPSSWIPFVRKMKRIKRKLTIGADHFNRDPKKGLEFLQGIHLLPDKLDPESVASFFRYTNGLDKNLIGDFLGNHGEFCVHVLHEFSRTFDFHDMTLDSALRVFLGTFRLPGESQKIQRVIEAFAERYYEQSSHLFCDRDATLLLSYSLIMLNTDQHNAQVKKKMTEEDFIRNNRLINGGKDLPREYLSELYHSICENEIQMIPDQGAGFPTMTLSRWINVIYRSKESAPFILCDSRVPLYHDMFAILSGPTIAAISVVFDQAEQENVLQTCIDGFLAIAKISTHYRFGDILDDLVVSLCKFTTLLTPLSFEDAIISFGDGPRARMATTTVFTIANKYGDCIHSSWRSIFDCVLSLHKLRLLPPSLANDAADETDSSSDYVWSKPDTSSLLISRTTPAAIPRRSFSLFGRFSQLLSFEVEEPLLHPTHEQLAAQQFLREIVLKCHIDNIFMDSKFLQAESLLQLVEAIILATVQFSKGSDIIEDEDSAVFCLELLISITLNNRDRILIIWKNVYKFLSDIVQQKAMPCALVEKAVFGLLKICQRLLPYKENLTDELLKSMQLILRLDARVADAYCEPITQEVMRLVKANASHIRSHSGWHTIISLLYITAQHPEASEFGFEALAFIMFDGAHLLPSNYVLCVDAAREFAESRVGEIDRSISSLEMMASSVVCLVRWSYEAKNTANEEAAMKVSKDLGEMWLRLLQALKVVCLDQREEVRNHAILMLQRSFAGVGGISIPNTIWFQCFNLVVFTLMDDLLEIALGSSPKEYKKMEGTLVLATKLMLKAFLQSLEELSQQASFCKLWLEVLDRMERYMKFKFRGKHSEKIHESIPELLKNTLLVMKTTGILIPSDDVGRDSFWQLTWLNVKKILPSLQSEVFLEPELEQMQAKHKKISGIPATNETMLIPSNETTT from the coding sequence ATGAATGGAAGTACACAATTAAAAAGTGGAAATGTGGGTATTGATGAAAGTGAGAATAAGGAGGATGCTCAAAATGGTGAGATATTGATGATGGCGCCTTTTGGGATCCCATGCATGGTGGAGATATTTCAATTTTTGTGTTCTTTGTTAAAGGTCACTGAAAATATTGGTATTGGCCCTAAATCGAATATGATAGCGCATGATGAAGATGTTCCACTCTTTGCATTAGGCTTAATTAATTCTGCTATAGAATTGGGTGTGTCATTATTCAGCAAACATCCCAAGTTATTGGCTGTAATTCAAGATgaactattttataatttgatgCAATTTGGCTTATCCATGAGCCCACTTATTCTTTCGACCGTATGTAGCATCGTTCTCAATCTATATTATCATTTGCGTACAGAGCTAAAAGTGCAGCTTGAAGCTTTCATTTCATGTGTGCTTTTGAAGCTTGTGCAAAGCAAGCATGGGTTTTCATACCAACAGCAAGAAGTTGCTATGGAAGCTTTGGTTGACCTTTGCAGTCAACATATGTTTGTGGCCGAGATGTATGCTAATTTTGATTGTGATATAACATGCAGTAATGTTTTTGAAGACATTGCTTACATGTTGTCCAAGAGTGCATTTCCTGTGAATGAGCCGCTATCTGCAATGCATATCCTTGCTTTGAATGGTCTGGTATCTATTATAAAAGGTATGGCTAAGAGAACCTGTAATGAATTGTCTATTTCGGAGGAGGATTCAACAAATTATGAGGGATATGAAGCTTTTTGGACTTTGAAATGTCTGAATTACAATGATCCTAGTTCTTGGATTCCTTTTGTTCGTAAAATGAAACGCATCAAGAGAAAGTTGACAATTGGAGCTGACCATTTTAATCGAGATCCCAAGAAAGGTCTAGAGTTTCTCCAGGGAATCCATTTACTACCAGATAAGCTTGATCCGGAAAGTGTAGCGTCTTTCTTTAGGTACACAAATGGGTTAGATAAGAATCTTATTGGAGATTTTCTTGGTAATCATGGTGAATTTTGTGTTCACGTGCTTCATGAATTTTCTAGGACCTTTGATTTCCATGACATGACTTTAGATTCAGCATTACGTGTTTTCTTGGGAACTTTCCGCTTACCTGGAGAGTCACAAAAGATACAGAGAGTGATTGAGGCATTTGCTGAAAGATATTATGAGCAATCATCACATTTATTTTGTGATAGAGATGCTACCCTTCTGTTGTCATATTCACTTATAATGCTTAACACTGATCAACACAATGCCCAAGTCAAGAAAAAGATGACTGAAGAAGATTTTATTCGTAACAATCGACTCATCAATGGGGGGAAAGATCTTCCTCGCGAGTACTTGTCCGAGCTTTACCACTCTATCTGTGAGAATGAGATTCAGATGATCCCTGACCAAGGTGCTGGTTTCCCAACAATGACATTAAGCCGCTGGATTAATGTGATATATAGATCCAAAGAAAGTGCTCCTTTTATTTTATGTGATTCTCGAGTGCCCCTCTACCACGATATGTTTGCTATCTTGTCTGGCCCCACTATTGCCGCTATATCAGTGGTTTTCGATCAAGCAGAACAGGAAAATGTTTTACAAACATGCATTGATGGATTCTTGGCCATTGCCAAAATTTCAACACACTATCGCTTTGGCGATATATTGGATGATTTGGTTGTATCTCTTTGTAAATTCACAACCCTTTTGACTCCATTATCTTTCGAAGATGCCATTATTTCCTTCGGAGATGGTCCTAGAGCAAGGATGGCAACCACAACTGTTTTCACCATAGCAAATAAATATGGTGATTGTATCCATAGCAGTTGGAGAAGCATATTCGATTGTGTTTTGAGCTTGCACAAGCTCAGACTTCTGCCTCCCAGTCTAGCTAATGATGCAGCTGATGAAACAGATTCCTCATCTGATTATGTATGGAGTAAGCCTGATACGAGTTCCTTATTAATATCACGGACAACTCCTGCAGCCATCCCCCGGAGGTCCTTCAGCTTGTTTGGTAGGTTCAGCCAACTCTTATCCTTTGAAGTGGAGGAACCACTGTTGCATCCAACTCATGAACAGCTTGCTGCTCAACAGTTCCTTCGAGAGATAGTGCTAAAATGCCACATCGATAATATATTCATGGATAGCAAGTTCCTCCAAGCAGAGTCTTTATTGCAGCTTGTTGAGGCTATCATCTTGGCTACAGTTCAATTCAGCAAGGGAAGTGACATTATAGAAGATGAAGATAGTGCCGTGTTCTGCCTGGAGTTGCTGATTTCTATTACTCTAAATAATCGGGATAGGATTTTGATTATCTGGAAAAATGTTTACAAGTTTCTATCAGATATTGTTCAACAGAAGGCAATGCCTTGTGCTCTAGTGGAGAAAGCTGTGTTTGGGCTCCTTAAGATATGCCAACGTTTGCTTCCTTACAAGGAAAATTTAACTGATGAGCTTTTAAAGTCGATGCAACTAATTTTGAGACTTGATGCTCGAGTTGCTGATGCATATTGTGAACCTATTACTCAAGAAGTTATGCGACTTGTAAAAGCTAATGCGTCTCACATCAGATCCCATTCTGGTTGGCACACAATCATCTCCTTGCTATATATCACTGCTCAACATCCAGAAGCATCAGAGTTTGGGTTTGAGGCTCTAGCGTTCATCATGTTCGATGGGGCACATCTTTTGCCTTCTAATTATGTTCTTTGTGTGGATGCAGCAAGGGAGTTTGCTGAGTCTCGGGTTGGAGAGATTGATAGGTCTATTTCTTCCTTAGAAATGATGGCAAGTTCTGTTGTTTGTCTCGTAAGATGGTCTTACGAAGCCAAGAATACTGCCAACGAAGAGGCTGCTATGAAAGTGAGTAAGGACCTTGGAGAGATGTGGCTGAGGTTATTGCAGGCACTGAAGGTTGTATGTTTAGACCAGAGGGAGGAGGTGCGAAACCATGCTATTTTAATGTTACAACGGTCTTTTGCAGGTGTTGGTGGAATTTCCATTCCGAACACTATTTGGTTCCAGTGTTTTAATCTTGTCGTTTTTACATTAATGGATGATTTGCTAGAAATTGCACTGGGGAGCTCCCCTAAAGAATACAAGAAAATGGAAGGTACACTTGTTTTAGCCACAAAACTAATGTTGAAAGCTTTCTTACAATCACTTGAGGAATTGTCACAGCAAGCATCCTTCTGCAAACTATGGCTCGAAGTTCTCGATCGTATGGAGAGATATATGAAGTTTAAGTTCCGAGGAAAGCATAGTGAAAAAATTCATGAATCAATCCCGGAGCTTCTCAAGAATACCCTACTGGTGATGAAAACAACTGGTATTCTCATACCTAGTGATGATGTTGGCAGAGATAGTTTTTGGCAATTGACATGGCTAAATGTGAAGAAGATACTCCCATCTTTGCAATCTGAAGTGTTCTTGGAACCAGAATTGGAGCAGATGCAAGCAAAACACAAAAAGATATCTGGAATTCCCGCAACCAATGAGACAATGCTCATTCCATCAAATGAGACAACAACATGA
- the LOC107949185 gene encoding vesicle transport v-SNARE 13 has translation MSEVFEGYERQYCELSANLSKKCTASGALNGEKKKQKLSEIKAGLEDAEALIRKMDLEARSLQPNVKAVLLAKLREYKSDLNNLKSEVKRIASGNLNPAARDELLESGMADALTASADQRSRLMTTTERLNQSSDRIKDSRRTMLETEELGVSILQDLHSQRQSLLHANNTLHGVDDNIGKSKRILTNMSRRMSRNKWIVGIIISLLIIAIIVILYFKLAK, from the exons ATGAGTGAGGTTTTCGAAGGATATGAACGGCAGTATTGCGAGCTATCCGCGAATCTTTCCAAGAAGTGTACGGCTTCTGGTGCTCTGAATGGAG agaagaagaaacaaaaactttCTGAAATAAAAGCTGGACTAGAAGATGCAGAAGCTCTG ATTCGGAAAATGGACCTTGAGGCAAGAAGCTTGCAGCCAAATGTTAAGGCTGTACTTCTTGCTAAATTACGGGAATATAAGTCAGATCTTAACAATCTCAAAAGTGAAGTTAAAAGAATTGCATCTGGCAATTTAAATCCAGCTGCTCGAGATGAGTTGTTGGAGTCTGGAATGGCTGATGCCCTCACG GCATCAGCTGATCAAAGATCAAGATTGATGACAACTACGGAGCGGTTGAATCAAAGCAGTGACAGAATTAAGGACAGCAGAAGAACCATGCTGGAAACTGAAGAGCTTGGTGTTTCAATACTTCAAGATTTGCATTCTCAACGACAGTCTCTCTTACATGCCAATAACACG CTTCATGGAGTGGATGACAACATCGGCAAGAGCAAGAGAATTTTGACAAATATGTCGAGGAGGATGAGCCGGAACAAGTGGATCGTAGGTATCATTATATCACTCCTCATCATTGCTATCATCGTTATTTTGTACTTCAAACTTGCTAAATAA
- the LOC107943799 gene encoding ARF guanine-nucleotide exchange factor GNL1 isoform X1 has protein sequence MGDVTTQSRNNGFIEEIIKPSRGAFTSMINSEIVAVLAVMRRNVRWGIYYVADDDHLEHSLIHSLKELRRKIFSWQHQWQNVDPVVYLQPFLDVIQSDETSAPITGIALSSIYKILTIDVLDLDIVNVRVAMHMIIDAVTSCRFEVTDPASEEVVLMKILQVLLACMKSKAATRLSNKHVCMIANTCFRIVHQASSKGELLQRIARHTIHELVRCIFSHLPKICSTEHEMVNESSLVASGVVGTQNENHMNGSTQLKSGNVGIDESENKEDAQNGEILMMAPFGIPCMVEIFQFLCSLLKVTENIGIGPKSNMIAHDEDVPLFALGLINSAIELGVSLFSKHPKLLAVIQDELFYNLMQFGLSMSPLILSTVCSIVLNLYYHLRTELKVQLEAFISCVLLKLVQSKHGFSYQQQEVAMEALVDLCSQHMFVAEMYANFDCDITCSNVFEDIAYMLSKSAFPVNEPLSAMHILALNGLVSIIKGMAKRTCNELSISEEDSTNYEGYEAFWTLKCLNYNDPSSWIPFVRKMKRIKRKLTIGADHFNRDPKKGLEFLQGIHLLPDKLDPESVASFFRYTNGLDKNLIGDFLGNHGEFCVHVLHEFSRTFDFHDMTLDSALRVFLGTFRLPGESQKIQRVIEAFAERYYEQSSHLFCDRDATLLLSYSLIMLNTDQHNAQVKKKMTEEDFIRNNRLINGGKDLPREYLSELYHSICENEIQMIPDQGAGFPTMTLSRWINVIYRSKESAPFILCDSRVPLYHDMFAILSGPTIAAISVVFDQAEQENVLQTCIDGFLAIAKISTHYRFGDILDDLVVSLCKFTTLLTPLSFEDAIISFGDGPRARMATTTVFTIANKYGDCIHSSWRSIFDCVLSLHKLRLLPPSLANDAADETDSSSDYVWSKPDTSSLLISRTTPAAIPRRSFSLFGRFSQLLSFEVEEPLLHPTHEQLAAQQFLREIVLKCHIDNIFMDSKFLQAESLLQLVEAIILATVQFSKGSDIIEDEDSAVFCLELLISITLNNRDRILIIWKNVYKFLSDIVQQKAMPCALVEKAVFGLLKICQRLLPYKENLTDELLKSMQLILRLDARVADAYCEPITQEVMRLVKANASHIRSHSGWHTIISLLYITAQHPEASEFGFEALAFIMFDGAHLLPSNYVLCVDAAREFAESRVGEIDRSISSLEMMASSVVCLVRWSYEAKNTANEEAAMKVSKDLGEMWLRLLQALKVVCLDQREEVRNHAILMLQRSFAGVGGISIPNTIWFQCFNLVVFTLMDDLLEIALGSSPKEYKKMEGTLVLATKLMLKAFLQSLEELSQQASFCKLWLEVLDRMERYMKFKFRGKHSEKIHESIPELLKNTLLVMKTTGILIPSDDVGRDSFWQLTWLNVKKILPSLQSEVFLEPELEQMQAKHKKISGIPATNETMLIPSNETTT, from the exons ATGGGGGATGTGACTACACAATCTAGAAATAATGGATTTATTGAAGAAATTATCAAGCCCTCTAGAGGTGCTTTTACATCTATGATTAATTCCGAAATTGTGGCTGTTTTGGCTGTCATGAGGAGAAATGTTCGATGGGGAATCTACTATGTTGCAGATGATGATCATCTAGAGCATTCTCTCATCCACTCCTTGAAAGAATTGCGGAGAAAAATATTTTCATGGCAGCATCAGTGGCAAAATGTTGATCCAGTTGTGTACCTCCAACCATTTTTGGATGTAATTCAATCCGATGAAACCAGTGCACCAATAACTGGCATTGCCTTGTCTTCCATTTACAAAATCTTAACTATTGATGTTCTAGATTTGGATATTGTAAATGTGAGAGTTGCTATGCATATGATTATCGATGCCGTGACAAGTTGCCGATTCGAGGTAACTGATCCAGCATCTGAAGAAGTGGTGCTGATGAAGATACTTCAAGTTCTTCTAGCTTGTATGAAAAGTAAGGCTGCAACTAGGTTAAGTAATAAGCATGTATGCATGATAGCAAACACATGTTTTCGTATTGTTCATCAAGCAAGCTCCAAAGGTGAATTATTGCAGCGGATAGCTCGGCATACAATTCATGAGTTAGTTAGATGTATTTTCTCTCATCTTCCTAAGATTTGTAGTACAGAACATGAAATGGTCAACGAAAGCTCATTAGTTGCTTCAGGAGTg GTGGGTACGCAGAATGAGAATCACATGAATGGAAGTACACAATTAAAAAGTGGAAATGTGGGTATTGATGAAAGTGAGAATAAGGAGGATGCTCAAAATGGTGAGATATTGATGATGGCGCCTTTTGGGATCCCATGCATGGTGGAGATATTTCAATTTTTGTGTTCTTTGTTAAAGGTCACTGAAAATATTGGTATTGGCCCTAAATCGAATATGATAGCGCATGATGAAGATGTTCCACTCTTTGCATTAGGCTTAATTAATTCTGCTATAGAATTGGGTGTGTCATTATTCAGCAAACATCCCAAGTTATTGGCTGTAATTCAAGATgaactattttataatttgatgCAATTTGGCTTATCCATGAGCCCACTTATTCTTTCGACCGTATGTAGCATCGTTCTCAATCTATATTATCATTTGCGTACAGAGCTAAAAGTGCAGCTTGAAGCTTTCATTTCATGTGTGCTTTTGAAGCTTGTGCAAAGCAAGCATGGGTTTTCATACCAACAGCAAGAAGTTGCTATGGAAGCTTTGGTTGACCTTTGCAGTCAACATATGTTTGTGGCCGAGATGTATGCTAATTTTGATTGTGATATAACATGCAGTAATGTTTTTGAAGACATTGCTTACATGTTGTCCAAGAGTGCATTTCCTGTGAATGAGCCGCTATCTGCAATGCATATCCTTGCTTTGAATGGTCTGGTATCTATTATAAAAGGTATGGCTAAGAGAACCTGTAATGAATTGTCTATTTCGGAGGAGGATTCAACAAATTATGAGGGATATGAAGCTTTTTGGACTTTGAAATGTCTGAATTACAATGATCCTAGTTCTTGGATTCCTTTTGTTCGTAAAATGAAACGCATCAAGAGAAAGTTGACAATTGGAGCTGACCATTTTAATCGAGATCCCAAGAAAGGTCTAGAGTTTCTCCAGGGAATCCATTTACTACCAGATAAGCTTGATCCGGAAAGTGTAGCGTCTTTCTTTAGGTACACAAATGGGTTAGATAAGAATCTTATTGGAGATTTTCTTGGTAATCATGGTGAATTTTGTGTTCACGTGCTTCATGAATTTTCTAGGACCTTTGATTTCCATGACATGACTTTAGATTCAGCATTACGTGTTTTCTTGGGAACTTTCCGCTTACCTGGAGAGTCACAAAAGATACAGAGAGTGATTGAGGCATTTGCTGAAAGATATTATGAGCAATCATCACATTTATTTTGTGATAGAGATGCTACCCTTCTGTTGTCATATTCACTTATAATGCTTAACACTGATCAACACAATGCCCAAGTCAAGAAAAAGATGACTGAAGAAGATTTTATTCGTAACAATCGACTCATCAATGGGGGGAAAGATCTTCCTCGCGAGTACTTGTCCGAGCTTTACCACTCTATCTGTGAGAATGAGATTCAGATGATCCCTGACCAAGGTGCTGGTTTCCCAACAATGACATTAAGCCGCTGGATTAATGTGATATATAGATCCAAAGAAAGTGCTCCTTTTATTTTATGTGATTCTCGAGTGCCCCTCTACCACGATATGTTTGCTATCTTGTCTGGCCCCACTATTGCCGCTATATCAGTGGTTTTCGATCAAGCAGAACAGGAAAATGTTTTACAAACATGCATTGATGGATTCTTGGCCATTGCCAAAATTTCAACACACTATCGCTTTGGCGATATATTGGATGATTTGGTTGTATCTCTTTGTAAATTCACAACCCTTTTGACTCCATTATCTTTCGAAGATGCCATTATTTCCTTCGGAGATGGTCCTAGAGCAAGGATGGCAACCACAACTGTTTTCACCATAGCAAATAAATATGGTGATTGTATCCATAGCAGTTGGAGAAGCATATTCGATTGTGTTTTGAGCTTGCACAAGCTCAGACTTCTGCCTCCCAGTCTAGCTAATGATGCAGCTGATGAAACAGATTCCTCATCTGATTATGTATGGAGTAAGCCTGATACGAGTTCCTTATTAATATCACGGACAACTCCTGCAGCCATCCCCCGGAGGTCCTTCAGCTTGTTTGGTAGGTTCAGCCAACTCTTATCCTTTGAAGTGGAGGAACCACTGTTGCATCCAACTCATGAACAGCTTGCTGCTCAACAGTTCCTTCGAGAGATAGTGCTAAAATGCCACATCGATAATATATTCATGGATAGCAAGTTCCTCCAAGCAGAGTCTTTATTGCAGCTTGTTGAGGCTATCATCTTGGCTACAGTTCAATTCAGCAAGGGAAGTGACATTATAGAAGATGAAGATAGTGCCGTGTTCTGCCTGGAGTTGCTGATTTCTATTACTCTAAATAATCGGGATAGGATTTTGATTATCTGGAAAAATGTTTACAAGTTTCTATCAGATATTGTTCAACAGAAGGCAATGCCTTGTGCTCTAGTGGAGAAAGCTGTGTTTGGGCTCCTTAAGATATGCCAACGTTTGCTTCCTTACAAGGAAAATTTAACTGATGAGCTTTTAAAGTCGATGCAACTAATTTTGAGACTTGATGCTCGAGTTGCTGATGCATATTGTGAACCTATTACTCAAGAAGTTATGCGACTTGTAAAAGCTAATGCGTCTCACATCAGATCCCATTCTGGTTGGCACACAATCATCTCCTTGCTATATATCACTGCTCAACATCCAGAAGCATCAGAGTTTGGGTTTGAGGCTCTAGCGTTCATCATGTTCGATGGGGCACATCTTTTGCCTTCTAATTATGTTCTTTGTGTGGATGCAGCAAGGGAGTTTGCTGAGTCTCGGGTTGGAGAGATTGATAGGTCTATTTCTTCCTTAGAAATGATGGCAAGTTCTGTTGTTTGTCTCGTAAGATGGTCTTACGAAGCCAAGAATACTGCCAACGAAGAGGCTGCTATGAAAGTGAGTAAGGACCTTGGAGAGATGTGGCTGAGGTTATTGCAGGCACTGAAGGTTGTATGTTTAGACCAGAGGGAGGAGGTGCGAAACCATGCTATTTTAATGTTACAACGGTCTTTTGCAGGTGTTGGTGGAATTTCCATTCCGAACACTATTTGGTTCCAGTGTTTTAATCTTGTCGTTTTTACATTAATGGATGATTTGCTAGAAATTGCACTGGGGAGCTCCCCTAAAGAATACAAGAAAATGGAAGGTACACTTGTTTTAGCCACAAAACTAATGTTGAAAGCTTTCTTACAATCACTTGAGGAATTGTCACAGCAAGCATCCTTCTGCAAACTATGGCTCGAAGTTCTCGATCGTATGGAGAGATATATGAAGTTTAAGTTCCGAGGAAAGCATAGTGAAAAAATTCATGAATCAATCCCGGAGCTTCTCAAGAATACCCTACTGGTGATGAAAACAACTGGTATTCTCATACCTAGTGATGATGTTGGCAGAGATAGTTTTTGGCAATTGACATGGCTAAATGTGAAGAAGATACTCCCATCTTTGCAATCTGAAGTGTTCTTGGAACCAGAATTGGAGCAGATGCAAGCAAAACACAAAAAGATATCTGGAATTCCCGCAACCAATGAGACAATGCTCATTCCATCAAATGAGACAACAACATGA